Proteins encoded within one genomic window of Sminthopsis crassicaudata isolate SCR6 chromosome X, ASM4859323v1, whole genome shotgun sequence:
- the LOC141549151 gene encoding transcriptional regulator ATRX-like isoform X2 — protein MESPEEKGSGCSEEPKPSCPERKEHMDCDDGQIVDESINPFHSDENSDSVVTKSFSEGNVVVQPEPKKKDYKDDFQEPKVRHKRRMRIKTSKRHVGERLHHIVSCTACAQEVNLYEDSVYRHPALNVLICKSCYMYVNEDISHDSTRPDKHCRWCAEGGDLIICGFCHNAFCTKCIRRNLGEEELSKAIDDNIKWNCYICQPEPLLDLTAICNCVFDNLSNLDQQCKKKKLVSEKSDNTCDQSEKLKHGSCAEDTPQVNNPSPAIAPHPFLTLQIPEALIGKAKALFENVRETGLSFLKYSKQTSELSSSEKYCYYEITRYMKMEICNALKALEDFLNNEVIKLVREMDKSNEEREKENV, from the exons ggTAGTGGCTGTTCTGAAGAACCGAAGCCATCATGCCCTGAGAG gaAAGAACATATGGACTGTGATGATGGACAGATTGTGGATGAATCTATCAATCCATTTCATTCAGATGAAAATTCAGATTCTGTTGTAACAAAAAGCTTCTCAGAAG GTAATGTGGTTGTGCAACCAGAACCAAAAAAGAAGGACTACAAAGATGATTTCCAAGAGCCTAAAGTTAGGCAcaaaaggagaatgaggattAAAACTTCCAAAAGACATGTTG gGGAAAGACTTCATCACATTGTGAGCTGTACTGCTTGTGCACAAGAAGTGAACCTTTATGAGGATTCAGTATATAGACATCCTGCATTGAATGTTCTTATTTGTAAG agCTGCTACATGTATGTAAATGAGGACATAAGCCATGATTCTACTAGACCTGATAAGCACTGCAG ATGGTGTGCAGAAGGTGGAGATTTAATTATTTGTGGTTTCTGCCATAATGCTTTTTGTACAAAATGCATTCGGCGCAATCTAGGGGAAGAGGAGCTGTCAAAAGCAATAGATGATAACATTAAGTGGAATTGTTACATTTGTCAGCCGGAGCCTTTATTGGATTTGACTGCCATATGTAACTGTgtatttgacaatttatcaaaCTTAGATCAGCagtgtaaaaagaaaaagttagtaAGTGAAAAGAGTGATAACACATGTGACCagtcagagaaattaaaacatgGAAGTTGTGCTGAAGACACACCTCAGGTAAATAATCCTTCCCCTGCTATTGCACCACACCCTTTTCTCACATTACAGATTCCAGAAGCCTTGATTGGGAAGGCTAAAGCATTGTTTGAGAACGTGAGAGAAACTGGCCTTAGTTTTCTGAAATATTCAAAACAAACATCAGAACTTAGCTCAAGTGAGAAGTACTGTTACTATGAAATTACGAGATATATGAAAATGGAGATATGTAATGCCCTGAAGGCCTTGGAAGATTTCCTGAATAATGAAGTGATTAAATTGGTTAGAGAGATGGACAAAagtaatgaagaaagagaaaaggagaatgtttag
- the LOC141549151 gene encoding transcriptional regulator ATRX-like isoform X3, with product MESPEDEGSGCSEEPKPSCPERKEHMDCDDGQIVDESINPFHSDENSDSVVTKSFSEGNVVVQPEPKKKDYKDDFQEPKVRHKRRMRIKTSKRHVGERLHHIVSCTACAQEVNLYEDSVYRHPALNVLICKSCYMYVNEDISHDSTRPDKHCRWCAEGGDLIICGFCHNAFCTKCIRRNLGEEELSKAIDDNIKWNCYICQPEPLLDLTAICNCVFDNLSNLDQQCKKKKLVSEKSDNTCDQSEKLKHGSCAEDTPQVNNPSPAIAPHPFLTLQIPEALIGKAKALFENVRETGLSFLKYSKQTSELSSSEKYCYYEITRYMKMEICNALKALEDFLNNEVIKLVREMDKSNEEREKENV from the exons ggTAGTGGCTGTTCTGAAGAACCGAAGCCATCATGCCCTGAGAG gaAAGAACATATGGACTGTGATGATGGACAGATTGTGGATGAATCTATCAATCCATTTCATTCAGATGAAAATTCAGATTCTGTTGTAACAAAAAGCTTCTCAGAAG GTAATGTGGTTGTGCAACCAGAACCAAAAAAGAAGGACTACAAAGATGATTTCCAAGAGCCTAAAGTTAGGCAcaaaaggagaatgaggattAAAACTTCCAAAAGACATGTTG gGGAAAGACTTCATCACATTGTGAGCTGTACTGCTTGTGCACAAGAAGTGAACCTTTATGAGGATTCAGTATATAGACATCCTGCATTGAATGTTCTTATTTGTAAG agCTGCTACATGTATGTAAATGAGGACATAAGCCATGATTCTACTAGACCTGATAAGCACTGCAG ATGGTGTGCAGAAGGTGGAGATTTAATTATTTGTGGTTTCTGCCATAATGCTTTTTGTACAAAATGCATTCGGCGCAATCTAGGGGAAGAGGAGCTGTCAAAAGCAATAGATGATAACATTAAGTGGAATTGTTACATTTGTCAGCCGGAGCCTTTATTGGATTTGACTGCCATATGTAACTGTgtatttgacaatttatcaaaCTTAGATCAGCagtgtaaaaagaaaaagttagtaAGTGAAAAGAGTGATAACACATGTGACCagtcagagaaattaaaacatgGAAGTTGTGCTGAAGACACACCTCAGGTAAATAATCCTTCCCCTGCTATTGCACCACACCCTTTTCTCACATTACAGATTCCAGAAGCCTTGATTGGGAAGGCTAAAGCATTGTTTGAGAACGTGAGAGAAACTGGCCTTAGTTTTCTGAAATATTCAAAACAAACATCAGAACTTAGCTCAAGTGAGAAGTACTGTTACTATGAAATTACGAGATATATGAAAATGGAGATATGTAATGCCCTGAAGGCCTTGGAAGATTTCCTGAATAATGAAGTGATTAAATTGGTTAGAGAGATGGACAAAagtaatgaagaaagagaaaaggagaatgtttag